One window of Chionomys nivalis chromosome 10, mChiNiv1.1, whole genome shotgun sequence genomic DNA carries:
- the LOC130882582 gene encoding peroxisomal succinyl-coenzyme A thioesterase — protein MAATLSLEPAGRSCWDEPLSIAVRGLAPEQPVTLRAALRDEKGAIFQAHARYRADPHGELDLARAPALGGSFAGLEPMGLLWAMEPDRPFWRLIKRDVQTPFVVELEVLDGHEPDGGRLLARAVHERHFMAPGVRRVPVREGRVRATLFLPPGEGPFPGIIDVYGVGGGLLEYRASLMASHGFATLALAFYDFEDLPKDFTIVEVDYFEEAVCYMLQHPKVKGPDIGLLGLSLGADICLTMASFLKNVSATVSINGSAFSGNRHIHYQQTMIPPLGHDLRRVKVAFSGILDIVDIRNDPVGGCENPSMIPIEQAKGPILFIAGQDDHCWRSELYAQTASERLQARGKERPQVISYPGAGHYIEPPYFPMCPASLHKIVNRAVHWGGEVRAHSRAQIDTWEQILAFFGRHLQSTQSRASSRL, from the exons ATGGCGGCGACGCTGAGCCTGGAGCCCGCGGGCCGCAGCTGCTGGGACGAGCCGCTGAGCATCGCCGTGCGCGGCCTGGCCCCCGAGCAGCCCGTCACGCTGCGTGCCGCCCTGCGCGACGAGAAAGGCGCGATCTTCCAAGCCCACGCGCGCTACCGCGCCGACCCCCACGGCGAGCTGGACCTGGCGCGCGCGCCCGCGCTGGGCGGCAGCTTCGCGGGGCTCGAGCCCATGGGGCTGCTCTGGGCCATGGAGCCCGATCGGCCTTTCTGGCGCCTGATCAAGCGCGACGTGCAGACGCCCTTCGTGGTGGAGCTGGAGGTGCTGGACGGCCACGAGCCCGACGGCGGGCGGTTGCTGGCGCGGGCGGTGCACGAGCGTCACTTCATGGCTCCCGGGGTGCGGCGCGTGCCCGTGCGCGAGGGCCGTGTGCGCGCCacgctcttcctgcctccag GAGAAGGCCCCTTTCCAGGGATTATCGATGTCTACGGTGTTGGCGGGGGCCTGTTGGAATACCGAGCCAGCCTTATGGCTAGCCATGGATTTGCTACACTGGCTCTGGCTTTTTATGACTTTGAAGATCTCCCTAAGGATTTCACCATCGTGGAAGTGGACTACTTCGAGGAAGCAGTGTGCTACATGCTCCAACACCCCAAG gtAAAGGGCCCAGACATTGGGCTTCTGGGTCTTTCTCTGGGAGCTGATATTTGCCTCACCATGGCTTCGTTCTTGAAAAATGTCTCAGCCACAGTTTCCATCAATGGCTCTGCATTCAGCGGGAACAGACACATACACTACCAGCAGACCATGATACCACCATTGGGCCATGACCTGAGGAGAGTGAAGGTGGCTTTCTCTGGCATTCTGGACATTGTGGATATCCGGAACGATCCTGTGGGCGGCTGTGAGAACCCCAGTATGATCCCTATAGAGCAGGCCAAGGGGCCCATCCTCTTCATCGCTGGGCAGGACGATCATTGCTGGAGGAGCGAGCTGTACGCTCAGACAGCCTCGGAACGGCTGCAGGCTCGTGGAAAGGAGAGGCCGCAGGTAATCTCCTACCCTGGGGCTGGCCATTACATTGAGCCTCCTTACTTCCCCATGTGCCCAGCTTCTCTGCACAAAATAGTGAACAGAGCTGTGCACTGGGGAGGGGAGGTCAGGGCTCACTCCAGAGCCCAGATAGATACATGGGAGCAGATTCTGGCCTTTTTTGGCAGACACCTACAGAGTACCCAGAGCAGAGCTTCCTCTAGATTGTAG